From the Lathyrus oleraceus cultivar Zhongwan6 chromosome 3, CAAS_Psat_ZW6_1.0, whole genome shotgun sequence genome, the window CACTTGACTGGACAGGGGAAACAAATAAGTGTCACATGATTAATTGATCAAAGAAGACTTTAATAAACTCATCAATCAGGAATGTGATCAAGACATGAATCACAAACACATTGGTTTTATTTTAGACTAACATCACAAAGAAATTAAAATGATAACATGCCTATTAATTTCTAAAATAAAAATTAGCTAATTAAATGCTAATCTAAATCTAATATTAGCATGTGTATTAGTTTTTAGGATAAGATACCATATGGTATTATTTAATTTTTAGGAAAACataccatatatatatatatatattaatatatatatatatatatatatatatatatatatatatatatatatatatatatatatatatatatatatatatatatatatatatatatatatatatatatatatatatatatatatatatatatatataacatttTGCACCTAAATTTTCGATATTTGTTTATcatttttaaatataaaatatagtattctaataaataaattatttcaaacacttattttttatttttttaatttaaaaatgaaaaaatttaaAATGATCATTGCCTCCACTATTCAAAATTTCTAGCTCAGTCCTTTACTGGTATCCATTAGAGGTAGCTGGTTTAAATGCAATGCTTGCATTAATGTGGAATCATTTGAATGTTAAATATGGATCTTATTGACTATTGGCTTTGTTTGGATGTAGGTAGCTGTATGGAACCTTGATTATGAAGATGTTTAGCATGTCATGGTGTATCAAAATGGTGGTTTAGAAAGCATTCAAGCCTCATGAAGAAAAAGTTGGGACTAGGGCTTAggagttgactttggtcaattgtttgaccaaaaagtcaacaacGGACTAAAGTCAACTGTAGGTCAAAAAGTGTAATCTTGTGTAATTGGTTTTGTAATATGAACTTGCAATGTAAAATGGATGTTTTGATAGTGAAAAATGGCTTTAAATGAAATGTCTTATGTCAAGCAACTCCTCTTCAAGATTTGAACCTTGAATTAAATCTTGCACCTTGAATCTTGGGTTCCTTTGAATCTTGATTTCCTCGGACCACTTGAACGAATGCCATGCCATGAGTCAAACAACAATCCATGGTGAAAATGAAAATGATCATCAAAAGGGTTAACTCTCAATGATTGAATATAATCAGAACCTGATAATAACTCCCCAAATCTCAATGTCAAGATTTAACTAAAATGATCAGACATACAAGACCAACTATTAAGGTTCCCATGAGAACTTAACTCAAGAACCAAGATCAATCATTAATTTATTGTGTCCACAATCCAAAATGTCCAGATGATGCATCATGACCATAATCTTGCAAAACCACACTTTAATGTCTTATATAATAATAAACCTTTGAATCCAATgatattatttaaaaaatactATCATGTAAATAATGGATGATTAAGTCATGTAAATATACGGATTAAATGAGCCTCGGGtcaaataaaaatagaaaaaaatatGATAAATTTTGAAGTATGACTCACTAATTGAAACCAAATCTTAATTACAAAAGGAAAAAAAGTAAActaaaaaaaacacacaaaaagaTAAACACTTAATTACTTCATTTCTAAACTTTTTTCAATTGATATAATAAACGAACTCAAAAATAAATTGAGATACAAACCTACTTAGTGAAACCGAAGCCATTCTTTCTCATTATCAAAGTGGAATCCTAAATGTGATTTTTCATAAGTCTAATATTAAAGTTCCCCTCAATTGTTTTTTTTGCAGGAACGAATGATCGTAGAAAACacaaaaataaatcaaataaaaaatacTGATATGATCCATCACAAACTTTTGTactattttattgtttttcaCACTTGAAGAGTGAGATATAAAGAGGATGAGATAGATTTGCAAAACGAGTAAGAAAGAGAGTTGTATTTTCAAATTTGAAGAAATCTCTTATTGTATTGTGATACAATATGCTATTTTTATCAACTCTGATTATAAAATATATAGATAGATATACATATAGAGATAAATACAAAGATTGagataaaaaaaagaaaaaaaatctcaaaaattgTGTTATACAATATCCAAATTAGGAGTAGTCTCAAAATTTTACTTAGTCTCAATGTCAATCTTATCCCTAAATTATTTCTTCCTTTGTTTCTCAATCTATTCCCTTtctattttaataaaaaaaaactttttgTTACTTAAAAAAATTGACATATAAAATATAAAATGAGAAAATAGATGATACATTATTTTACATTGTCAATCAATGACGATCATGATCGCGTTAAGTCAGACtctgaaaattttaaaatacaTGTATAACATGACAAAATGATATATTTCTATTAGATGATAGTATAAAACATTTGTACAGAGTCATTGGATCACCGTTAAACTCATATAAAATAGATTaaagaaacaaaaacaaaagTATAGTCCATTGTAAACTCACCACAAGCTAGCATAAAACTTGTTTAAGAAAAGAAATTCATTCACACAAGATTAAGAAATTCCTTTATAACTTGTCCAAAAAAAAATTCctttataagaaaaaaaaaatcatttacACAAGATTAAGAAATTCCTCTATAACTTGTCCAAAAAAATATTCCTTTATAAGAAAAAAAGTTTAAACAATGACCAATTATAAATGGAAGCATTTTCTAAGAATCCGTTAAAACCTCTTTATCCCTCTGTTTTTCCTCTGTTTTCATTCTACCCAAAACAAGGatccattcttcttctttttcttcttcttcttcttcttcttttcctcATCTCTTTCAATTTCTGCAAAAATTACAAACACCATAACCATTCTACCATTTGTTGTTATTGTTCTGCCATTTGGGCCACATGCTGtggaaaacaaaagaaaaaaaagtttaAACTTTATCATCGGAATCTCCATTTCACACCATAAAAATAACAATACACGTGTTTAACCGAAACAATATCACTTTTTCCTTGATGGTTCTTATCTCATGCAAAAGCTTGTAGATTCTTTCTAATGAAAGCTTCTTTATTCTGCGTGTTCGAGATTTAAAGTAGAAAAAACGTGACTTGGGTATGATATTTATGCACACAACCTGTTTGtcttttttattgtttttgttttaAGACAATCCCACtttctgattttttttctttgtttCCTTTGTGTTCTTTCTCCAAATTTGTGTTTTCTTTTGTTATTCTAGAATCTATGTCGTGTGTGCCAGCAAGAACGGGGAGACAAAGACAGCGTTATGAAGACAACCTTCGACTTGTTTCTGGGTAAGTTTTCAATTTTGAGGACATGGCTTATCTACCTTAAAAATCTTACCTTTTTCCTATTTAGCCTTTTAACCACTTTTGGGTTatgatttttttgttttttgttatGACCATGCATTATAGTGTTTATTGATATGGTTGTTGTGTTCTATGATTGGTTTCCATTGATTTTCTCTGTTGCTTCCTATTCTTAAAATGGATCCTCTACAACATTTTTATGGTGTAGCTTGTTGTAGAGCTCTTAGATTAAGCGTGATATTCCTTAGTTGCTTTCTTTCTTCTTTCCTTTTCATTGGTTTTGTCTCATGTGCAAATAGAAAATTAATAGTGTGACATAGTTGTCAGATAACTGGCCTGGTTTGTTTTAAAGTATGTGGTGTGAGTTTGATCTCTAGATGAGATGTCAACCTCTTAAATAGATCTACTTACTTTGAGTGATTAGTTATGGAACACCAATATCTCTTAACAAATACGCGTCTATGTCTATGTCTGTGTGTCTGTGTCCGTCACACGACATTGATACATGAGATTTCTTTCATTTTTTCAAGTTCTATGTAACACCAACATCTCTGATCAAATATGTGTATGGGTTTGACACACGTCATTGATACATTTGATTACTTTCATTTTTTCAAAGTTACATGTAACACCAATATCTCTGAACAAATATGTGTATGTGTTCGACACACAACATTGATACACATATTACTTTCATTTTTTCAAAGATAGCGTGTTTGTGTTAGTACTTCATTTTCTCTGAACCACAGATACTCTTCGTGGACTATTGATCCAATGAAATTGTAAACTAATAAAGTTGTATTATAGATCCAACATTTTCACAAAATAAACAAGGACTTAATTATTTTTGTTTGTGAAATGGAAAGGCATGACATAATAGTTTCTAAATAATTGTCTTCTCTGTCAAATATTTAActattaaattttatttttcatgagGATATGTTCGTAACAATGATAAATTAAATTAGTGGGCCATGTCATTGACTTAAGGTCTATTAAGAAATGTAAAATACAACTTCAAATTGTGTGATCTGTTTTGGCTTTTATGCAAATATAAAACTATGAAAAATTCAACATTTATCAGTATCACAGTTCTGGCATGCAGAGTAATTAATAACTGGGGTAGCActatttgtttatgaaattattgCTGTGTTGTTGTTTTCCTATATTACAATCCTGTGAGatatgtttgttgttgaagatTGTATTCATAGCAGATGCATGGAAGTTTCTTTGAGTCTCGTTTTTAAGCATTCAATATTTTCAAGTGGACCTTAAAATAATGAGAGAAAAGGGATTAAGCTAAACAACTTTTGAATTTTTTAAGTTGTGATTAAACCAGAAGAAAATGACGGTTAGTGGGATTTGTTAAAAGAAATGATTTAAAATCTTGATTAGGAAAACATTATGctttttacttttcatttttcttcatgTTAACATCATTATCATGTGGATTTGTTTGATGAGGAAATGAGGTAAATCTTAAAGTTTATTAAAAACTGTTTTGTGAATAGTAGAAAGCATGAATAAGAATATGCCTCTGAATTGAAGTGTGTCTGGTGTCTAACACGTACACAGCACATGCACATGTGATTTCGttcaattttttttcttccaaATTGCAACAGTTTTTTATGCCACGTGATTCACTTAAAATTTTTGTATGTATTCCAACAGATGTATTCCGTATAGATGGAGAAAGGAGAATGGAGATGAGATGGAAGAAACTGAGGAAATGATAGAAGTACTTATGGTTTCTTCGCCAAAACGCGACGACCTTGTATTTCCAAAGGTACTTGATATTGTCTGCACCAATAATTTACATCGGTTAGAGACCTTTAACGCTGAAAAGTTTCATTTTCTATTCTTTGGCAGGGTGGTTGGGAGGATGATGAGACTATCATAGAAGCTGCTTGTCGTGAAGCTTTAGAAGAAGCAGGAGTTAAAGGAATTTTAAGAGTAGGTTCAGTTTCCTTCTAGATTATTGAACTATTGGTTATACTCCATCTTGAAAAAATTTAGCAATAAACCCGAATAACAGAACCAAGGAAATAATCATATATATTCTTCCACTATAAATATACGAGACGATGCTCATGATATCGTTCAAATCATACATTGATATGTTATTTGCTTCCCCGTGTTGCACGGTTCTGATACATGTTTTTTATAACATGTGCAACTCAAGTTTGATTTGACTTAACATTTTGTGGAAAAATGCCATTCTAGTCATGTAATTGAGCCTTAATCCGGTCATATATTGTCGCATCGTGACCGTCTATTCTCATTTTCAGGAAACTCCATTAGGAATGTGGGAATTCAGAAGCAAAAGCAGTCAGGACTTGTGTAGCATGGAAGGAGGCTGCAGAGGATACATGTTTGCCTTGGAGGTGACCGAAGAACTAGACGCATGGCCTGAGCAGAAAAACCGTGCTCGCCAATGGGTAATTCTTTTAAGTAAATCCATAAATATTATTGCAATTTGTACTTTTTGACATCTTTAACTGAGTTGGGGTGCATTTTTTCTCTTCTTAGTTGAACATAAAAGAGGCATTTAGACTCTGCCGATACGATTGGATGTGTAACGCACTCGAGGAGTTTACAAAAGTTATGGCAGAGGATACGATGCTAAGGAAGCAAGACAAGAATGTCGTCGACCTCCCTTCAGTCATCTCAACAGATGCCTCGGAATGTCAAAGTGTGTCGCCCAACTGCTACAAAAGATCATCGAATATGCAGCACCACGGTGTGCCTTCTAAGGCGAATCTACTGCAACGCGCTTCTCAAGAGATAGCCATCCATTTTGGCTATTGAAATTGCTGTACACTTTTGATGTTTTGTGCATTAACTTCTTCAAACTGATGAGACCAAAATGTGAAGTAATGGTTTGGACTTTGGATGCTCGTGTCAGCAATTTCGTAGTTGTAGGTTCGTTTTACTTGTTTCCTTTGTGATCATAATGTAGAATATGGCGGTGAAAGTCTCAAGTGTAAATGGACTTAAATAGCTTGCTTCACCCCACAATTCATGAAAAACTTGTAAAATAGCGGGCACCATTTCTAGAAATCTGGTTGTCCAGGCGAATAACACCATTGGTTGTGTTTTCTGTGAAATTCATCTCTCTTATGCATCAAACTGATTGAACATTAAGGTATGCCTTTCAAGCTTTTCTTCTTACTTTCTTCCCGTTTTCGTTTATAGTACATTGCAGAAGAACATCAAATTTAAGAATTTTGGTGAGAATCAAGCACACACTGCCAAAGAACTAAATTTAGAGCAAACAAACAAGTTTAGAATAACCATCTTAAAATGAATGGATACATTCATTTACAACATAAACACATTTTAGGATGGTCAGAAATTTTGTATACAGTATCAACCAACATGTACGAAACATTGTTTTACTAAATAAAGGAACTACATGAATCAAAGGTTAGCAAAAACTATGTAGCTGGATAAGTACAACAAAGAAAAATAAGATCATAGAATTTTCACATGTTAGCTAGTTTGCAATAGGGTTATTAGTCTCACATTGTATCCGATACAACTTAAAGATACTAATTGTAGTATAATATTGGAAGAGATTTTTACTACACCTCATGTATTTCTCACCGATCTTATAAAAATTACATAATGTCCATTTCGAAAGGAAGCTTCCCAACACATATAAATTATAAGTTGTAAATAagttatttttacttttattaGTAGTAATTTCTATTTGGGTTTTTAGTCCTTTAGTTAGTTTCATTAGATTAGAATAgccttatatatatatatatatatatatatatatatatatatatatatatatatatatatatatatatatatatatatatatatatatatatattaaatatgTAATTCTTTGGGTCGAAATCTGTTTGTATTTGACGGGTGTCGAAAAGTGTTTTAGTGTGTGTCAAAATAACATGCGTCGATTAGAGTCTGTATTTGCTATATTTGAcaaaaaaatcaaacatatcCTATCGAAGCATAAAGTTGTCGAAGGAGTCGACAATGTCGAAATAGTTAACTTAGCCTAGTGTTAGTTAAGTTAATTATTTTGTGGTTACTTGAAGTGTAAGTAATCTCATTTATAAATAGAGAGGATCTTTATTTCATTTGTAACGAGGTGAAAGATACAACTTTGTAATAGTCTTGTATAGTTTCTGAAATCACAGTTGTGATTAACACACATTATCAAACATTTAGAGTGCAGTTTGCACAACAACattgcatttttcttcttccTCCAGAATTTCTCTTTTCTCTAACTTTCAATTGCATTGTTTTCTTCTTTCAAATATAAGTGTATTGTAGAATCATCTTGCAATCAAGATGTGTCTGTTTCACCCGAGTAAAGGATGAAGAATAAGAGGTGTGATCAATCAGAAAGAATGaatcttattcatcaagatttaTTCATTTAACTTAAAGATTGAAGTTTCCTCAATATTTGGTATCTAGAGCACTGACTGTGTGATCTTTGGGAAGCATTGAATCACGATGAATTATCCGAACGAGCATTTTCAAGCGAATCTTTCCATCTTGAATGGTAAAAATTATGAAAATTGGTGTAGGCAGATGGATGTTGTTttttgttatcaagatctttgggatcttgtgaagaaCGAAGTAACATCAATTAGTGAGAATGCTACGAATGAACAAAAGGTTGCACAAAATGTTTTGAAGAAAAAATATTACAAGGCTCTTTTTTTAATCCATC encodes:
- the LOC127126725 gene encoding nudix hydrolase 12, mitochondrial gives rise to the protein MSCVPARTGRQRQRYEDNLRLVSGCIPYRWRKENGDEMEETEEMIEVLMVSSPKRDDLVFPKGGWEDDETIIEAACREALEEAGVKGILRETPLGMWEFRSKSSQDLCSMEGGCRGYMFALEVTEELDAWPEQKNRARQWLNIKEAFRLCRYDWMCNALEEFTKVMAEDTMLRKQDKNVVDLPSVISTDASECQSVSPNCYKRSSNMQHHGVPSKANLLQRASQEIAIHFGY